From a region of the Candidatus Tectomicrobia bacterium genome:
- a CDS encoding SDR family oxidoreductase, with product MRIVVTGGAGFIGSHLSDRLIDRGHEVICVDNFITGSPAHTEALLKRGGGRFSLHKHNISEHVKIDGPVDAIYHMASPASPNDYLQYPIQTLKVGSLGTHNALGLAMAKRARFLLASTSEVYGDPEIHPQREDYWGNVNPIGPRGVYDEAKRFAEAITMAYHRAHGVNVHIVRIFNTYGPRMRIADGRAIPAFLSQAIRNEPLTVYGDGSQTRSFCYVSDLVEGLIRLMESEFHEPVNLGNPHEMTILELARRIKELTGTPAPIVHKPLPVDDPKVRKPDISRAREILKWEPKVSFDEGIRLTAEDFRQRIFAEAASR from the coding sequence GTGCGCATCGTCGTGACCGGCGGCGCGGGCTTCATCGGCTCCCACCTGTCGGATCGGCTCATCGACCGGGGCCACGAAGTCATCTGCGTGGACAACTTCATCACCGGCAGCCCCGCCCACACCGAGGCGCTCCTCAAGCGTGGCGGGGGGCGCTTCTCCCTCCACAAGCACAACATCAGCGAGCACGTGAAGATCGACGGCCCCGTCGACGCCATCTACCACATGGCCAGCCCGGCCAGCCCCAACGATTATCTCCAGTATCCGATCCAGACCCTCAAGGTGGGCTCCCTCGGCACGCACAACGCCCTGGGCCTCGCCATGGCCAAGAGGGCGCGCTTCCTCCTCGCCTCGACCTCGGAGGTTTACGGCGACCCGGAGATCCATCCCCAGCGGGAGGACTACTGGGGCAACGTCAATCCCATCGGCCCCCGGGGCGTGTACGACGAGGCCAAGCGCTTCGCCGAGGCCATCACCATGGCCTACCACCGCGCCCACGGCGTCAACGTCCACATCGTGCGCATCTTCAACACCTACGGGCCGCGCATGCGGATCGCCGACGGCCGCGCCATCCCGGCCTTTCTCTCCCAGGCCATCCGGAACGAGCCCCTCACCGTCTACGGCGACGGCTCCCAGACGCGGAGCTTCTGCTACGTCTCCGACCTGGTCGAGGGGCTCATCCGCCTCATGGAGAGCGAGTTCCACGAGCCGGTGAACCTCGGAAACCCGCACGAGATGACCATTCTCGAGTTGGCCCGCCGCATCAAGGAACTGACCGGCACCCCGGCCCCCATCGTCCACAAGCCCCTCCCGGTGGACGATCCCAAGGTGCGCAAGCCCGACATCAGCCGGGCGCGCGAGATCCTGAAATGGGAGCCCAAGGTTTCGTTCGACGAGGGCATCCGGCTCACAGCCGAGGACTTCCGCCAGAGGATATTCGCCGAGGCCGCATCGAGATGA
- the purS gene encoding phosphoribosylformylglycinamidine synthase subunit PurS produces the protein MAKAVVYVTYKRGVLDPQGEAVRGALSSLGFQDVEGVRVGRYIEIELANGRPEEQRAQVEKMCRQLLANPVLEDFRIEINAPAPAE, from the coding sequence GTGGCGAAAGCCGTCGTCTACGTGACGTACAAGCGGGGCGTCCTCGACCCCCAGGGCGAGGCCGTCCGCGGCGCGCTCTCCTCCCTCGGCTTCCAGGACGTCGAGGGGGTGCGGGTGGGCCGCTACATCGAGATCGAGCTGGCCAACGGCCGGCCCGAGGAGCAGCGCGCCCAGGTGGAGAAGATGTGCCGCCAGCTCCTCGCGAACCCCGTCCTGGAGGACTTCCGGATCGAGATCAACGCCCCCGCCCCCGCCGAATAG
- a CDS encoding MBL fold metallo-hydrolase: protein MEIALLASGSQGNAILVRGSEGAFLIDAGLSARQIAGRLAAFGVSPSELAGLVVTHEHIDHVRGAGALARKWGLPIWTNRATREAGAGLLGPIGRWHEVEIGAPFELAGVRLEPFSVPHDAADPFGLLLENGDGYRVGLATDMGFVTRLVRERMKGVQGLILEFNHELDMLLSGPYPWPLKQRIRGKLGHLSNEDAAGLLAEVAGPDLEWVVCAHISQENNEERIVLERASDALNGCAFAPFAASQDRATPRFGPGGPLSEAAP from the coding sequence GTGGAAATCGCTCTTCTCGCAAGCGGGAGCCAGGGGAACGCCATCCTCGTAAGGGGGAGCGAGGGGGCCTTCCTCATCGACGCGGGGCTGAGCGCCCGCCAGATCGCCGGGCGCCTGGCGGCCTTCGGCGTCTCTCCCTCCGAGCTGGCCGGGCTGGTGGTGACGCACGAGCACATCGACCACGTGCGCGGGGCGGGGGCCCTGGCCCGCAAGTGGGGGCTTCCCATTTGGACGAACCGGGCCACGCGGGAGGCGGGGGCGGGGCTTCTGGGCCCCATCGGGCGATGGCACGAGGTCGAGATCGGGGCACCCTTCGAGCTGGCGGGCGTCCGGCTCGAGCCCTTCAGCGTCCCCCACGACGCGGCGGACCCCTTCGGCCTCCTCCTCGAGAACGGTGACGGCTACCGGGTGGGCCTGGCGACCGACATGGGCTTCGTCACCCGCCTCGTGCGGGAGCGGATGAAGGGGGTGCAGGGGCTCATCCTCGAGTTCAACCACGAGCTCGACATGCTGCTCTCGGGGCCCTACCCCTGGCCCCTCAAGCAGCGCATCCGCGGGAAGCTCGGCCATCTCTCGAACGAGGACGCGGCCGGCCTCCTCGCCGAAGTGGCGGGGCCGGACCTCGAGTGGGTGGTGTGCGCCCACATCAGCCAGGAGAACAACGAGGAGCGCATCGTGCTGGAGCGGGCCTCGGACGCCCTGAACGGGTGCGCCTTCGCGCCCTTCGCCGCGAGCCAGGACCGGGCCACCCCCCGCTTCGGCCCGGGCGGCCCGCTGAGCGAGGCGGCCCCATGA
- the radC gene encoding DNA repair protein RadC translates to MTSGRRPIKHWPSAERPRERLIEKGADSLSDAQLLAILLRTGDTSRSALDLALALLAQFGGLAGLAAASVAELCEIKGLGPAKASQLKAGIELARRLGNHDGAGRPAFHGGEDVFRHLSAPMSGLPHEEFRLLLLDTKHRLNREMTISRGTLAGTAVDPREVFSAALRERAAAVVCVHNHPSGDPGPSPEDRALTSRLRQSGQLVGVPLLDHVIVGRGAFFSFAEAGWPP, encoded by the coding sequence ATGACCTCGGGGCGGCGGCCCATCAAGCATTGGCCGAGCGCCGAGCGCCCCCGCGAGCGCCTGATCGAAAAGGGCGCGGACTCCCTCAGCGACGCCCAACTCCTCGCCATCCTCCTGCGCACCGGCGACACTTCGCGCTCCGCCCTCGATCTCGCCCTGGCCCTCCTCGCCCAGTTCGGCGGCCTCGCTGGCCTCGCGGCCGCCTCGGTGGCCGAGCTCTGCGAGATCAAGGGCCTGGGGCCGGCCAAGGCCTCCCAGCTCAAGGCGGGCATCGAGCTCGCCCGGCGGCTCGGGAACCACGACGGCGCCGGCCGCCCCGCCTTCCACGGCGGGGAGGACGTCTTCCGCCACCTCAGCGCCCCGATGTCCGGCCTCCCCCACGAGGAGTTCCGCCTCCTCCTCCTCGACACCAAGCACCGCCTGAACCGGGAGATGACCATCTCGCGCGGCACCCTGGCCGGGACGGCCGTGGACCCGCGCGAGGTTTTCAGCGCGGCCCTGCGGGAGCGGGCGGCCGCCGTCGTCTGCGTCCACAACCATCCGAGCGGCGACCCCGGGCCCTCCCCCGAGGACCGGGCCCTCACCTCCCGCCTGCGCCAGAGCGGCCAGCTCGTGGGGGTGCCGCTGCTGGACCACGTCATCGTGGGCCGGGGCGCCTTCTTCAGTTTCGCCGAGGCGGGATGGCCTCCTTGA
- the rfaE1 gene encoding D-glycero-beta-D-manno-heptose-7-phosphate kinase gives MTSTLSRLLGKTPPRLLVAGDLMLDRYVWGDVDRISPEAPVQVLRWRAENEALGGAANVAHNLAALGCEVRLLGSVGEDAEGDRLLALAGEAGIDTRFVRRAAGRPTISKTRLLARSQHVLRVDKEADAPPPPAAEEALLGALPGALEGVQGVLCSDYLKGVLSPPLAQALLARARSMKIPAVVDPKGRDYAKYRGARALTPNLAEVALASGLPVDTEDNLEKAARKLLAETQAELILVTRGAAGMTLFGREGRIAHEAARALEVYDVTGAGDTAAALFGLALIGGASPAEAAHLANLGAGIAVGKVGTAVVTPAELESALDGKREGAGEKVLSLADLQRRLNRERAMGRKIVFTNGCFDLIHVGHIQYLQQARRLGDLLVIGLNDDGSVRRLKGPGRPLIGGRQRAELLGALACVDFVVFFAEDTPLKLIEAVRPDILVKGGDYGPDQVVGKDAVESYGGRVEVLPYVEGFSTTQIVETIVERYAPAKETR, from the coding sequence ATGACCTCCACCCTCTCCCGCCTCCTCGGCAAGACCCCTCCCCGCCTCCTCGTGGCCGGGGACCTCATGCTGGACCGCTACGTCTGGGGCGACGTGGATCGCATCTCGCCCGAGGCCCCCGTCCAGGTGCTCCGCTGGCGGGCCGAGAACGAGGCCCTGGGCGGCGCCGCGAACGTGGCGCACAACCTGGCCGCCCTGGGCTGCGAGGTGCGCCTGCTCGGCAGCGTCGGCGAGGACGCCGAGGGGGATCGCCTCCTCGCCCTGGCCGGGGAGGCGGGGATCGACACCCGCTTCGTCCGGCGCGCCGCGGGCAGGCCCACCATCTCCAAGACGCGCCTCCTGGCCCGGAGCCAGCACGTCCTGCGGGTGGACAAGGAGGCGGATGCCCCTCCGCCCCCCGCCGCCGAGGAGGCGCTCCTCGGCGCCCTCCCCGGCGCGCTCGAAGGGGTGCAGGGCGTACTCTGCTCGGACTACCTCAAGGGCGTCCTGAGCCCCCCGCTCGCCCAGGCGCTCCTCGCCCGGGCGAGAAGCATGAAGATCCCTGCCGTCGTGGACCCCAAGGGGCGCGACTACGCCAAGTACCGGGGCGCCCGGGCCTTGACCCCCAACCTGGCCGAGGTGGCCCTGGCGTCGGGGCTCCCGGTGGACACGGAGGACAACCTGGAGAAAGCGGCCCGGAAACTCCTGGCCGAGACCCAGGCCGAGCTCATCCTCGTGACGCGCGGGGCGGCCGGGATGACGCTCTTCGGCCGCGAGGGCCGCATCGCCCACGAGGCCGCCCGGGCCCTCGAGGTGTACGACGTGACCGGGGCGGGGGACACCGCCGCCGCCCTCTTCGGCCTTGCCCTCATCGGGGGCGCCTCCCCGGCCGAGGCCGCGCACCTGGCGAACCTGGGGGCGGGCATCGCGGTCGGCAAGGTGGGCACCGCCGTGGTGACTCCGGCCGAGCTCGAGTCCGCGCTCGACGGGAAGCGCGAGGGGGCCGGGGAGAAGGTGCTCTCCCTCGCCGACCTCCAGCGCCGCCTGAACCGCGAGCGGGCGATGGGCCGCAAGATCGTCTTCACGAACGGCTGCTTCGACCTCATCCACGTGGGCCACATCCAGTACCTCCAGCAGGCGCGGCGGCTGGGGGACCTCCTGGTCATCGGCCTGAACGACGACGGCTCGGTGCGGCGCCTCAAGGGTCCGGGCCGGCCCCTCATCGGCGGGCGCCAGCGGGCCGAGCTCCTCGGGGCGCTCGCCTGCGTGGACTTCGTGGTCTTCTTCGCCGAGGACACCCCCCTCAAGCTCATCGAGGCCGTGCGCCCGGACATCCTGGTCAAGGGCGGGGACTACGGCCCGGACCAGGTGGTGGGGAAGGACGCGGTCGAATCCTACGGCGGGCGGGTCGAGGTACTCCCCTACGTCGAGGGTTTCTCGACCACCCAGATCGTCGAGACCATCGTGGAGCGCTACGCCCCGGCGAAGGAGACGCGATGA
- a CDS encoding adenylosuccinate lyase, translating to MIPRYARPEMARVWEERERLQRMLDVEIAVCEELAERGEIPKEAVAEIKAKAAFDPARVREIERVTKHDVIAFLTNVAENVGPASRFIHMGLTSSDALDTALALQLVRAADILLDDIARLRAVLKRRAHEHKRTLIAGRTHGMHAEPTTLGLKIAVWHAEFGRAGERVRRARETVRVGKISGAVGVSPHIAPEVEEAILRRLGLEAEPASGQIVQRDRHAEYHAALALVSASIARVATEVRHLQRTEVGEAEEYFSPGQKGSSAMPHKRNPVVSEQLCGLARVVQGNAMAALQNVPLWHERDISHSSVERVILPDSAILVDYMLAKLEELMDRWVVYPERMKENLERSRGLLLSEHVMLALIRKGLTREEAYARVQGPAMEVWAKGGDFQARLLADPGVGGVLGEAELARCFDLDSHFRHVDGIFRRVFAEED from the coding sequence ATGATCCCGCGCTACGCCCGGCCCGAGATGGCCCGAGTCTGGGAGGAGCGCGAGCGCCTCCAGCGGATGCTCGATGTGGAGATCGCCGTCTGCGAGGAGCTGGCCGAGCGCGGCGAGATCCCGAAGGAGGCGGTGGCCGAGATCAAGGCCAAGGCGGCCTTCGACCCCGCCCGGGTGCGCGAGATCGAGCGCGTCACCAAGCACGACGTCATCGCCTTCCTCACCAACGTGGCCGAGAACGTGGGCCCCGCCTCGCGCTTCATCCACATGGGGCTCACGAGCAGCGACGCGCTCGACACGGCGCTGGCCCTCCAGCTCGTCCGGGCGGCGGACATCCTCCTGGACGACATCGCCCGCCTCCGGGCCGTGCTCAAGCGCCGGGCGCACGAGCACAAGCGCACCCTCATCGCCGGGCGCACCCACGGCATGCATGCCGAGCCCACCACCCTGGGGCTCAAGATCGCCGTCTGGCACGCCGAGTTCGGCCGCGCCGGGGAGAGGGTGCGGCGGGCGCGCGAGACGGTGCGGGTGGGGAAGATTTCGGGGGCGGTGGGGGTCAGCCCCCACATCGCTCCCGAGGTGGAGGAGGCCATCCTTCGCCGCCTGGGGCTCGAGGCCGAGCCCGCGAGCGGCCAGATCGTCCAGCGCGACCGGCACGCCGAGTACCATGCCGCGCTGGCCCTCGTCTCGGCGAGCATCGCCCGGGTGGCGACGGAGGTGCGGCACCTCCAGCGGACCGAGGTGGGCGAGGCCGAGGAGTATTTCAGCCCCGGCCAGAAGGGCAGCTCCGCCATGCCCCACAAGCGGAACCCGGTGGTCTCGGAGCAGCTCTGCGGCCTGGCCCGGGTGGTGCAGGGGAACGCCATGGCGGCGCTCCAGAACGTCCCCCTCTGGCACGAGCGCGACATCAGCCACTCCTCGGTCGAGCGGGTCATCCTGCCGGACAGCGCCATCCTGGTGGACTACATGCTGGCCAAGCTCGAGGAGCTGATGGACCGCTGGGTGGTCTATCCGGAGCGGATGAAGGAGAATCTCGAGCGCTCGCGGGGCCTCCTCCTGAGCGAGCACGTGATGCTGGCCCTCATCCGGAAGGGCCTCACCCGGGAGGAGGCCTACGCCCGGGTGCAGGGGCCCGCCATGGAGGTCTGGGCCAAGGGTGGGGACTTCCAGGCCCGGCTCCTGGCCGACCCTGGGGTGGGGGGGGTGCTCGGGGAGGCGGAGCTCGCGCGGTGCTTCGACCTGGACTCACATTTCCGCCATGTGGACGGCATTTTCCGCCGGGTTTTCGCGGAGGAGGACTGA
- a CDS encoding SIS domain-containing protein, which translates to MDLSAREFLADRARRFEAASAGEYPRQLEALAEAALACLRAGGKILVFGNGGSASLAQHFAGELTGRFLSNRRPLPALSLTAETASLTAIANDFGYEHVFSRQIEALARPGDLALGLSTSGKSPNVAAALDRARRIGARTALLTGEGGGSAAAGIVLAVPSRDTDFIQEAHEAALHYLCHRLDAAFPDEGAQ; encoded by the coding sequence GTGGATCTCTCGGCACGGGAATTCCTGGCTGACCGCGCCCGCCGCTTCGAGGCCGCGTCGGCGGGCGAATACCCCCGCCAACTCGAGGCTTTGGCCGAGGCCGCCCTGGCCTGCCTGCGGGCCGGGGGGAAGATCCTCGTTTTCGGGAACGGCGGGAGCGCCTCCCTCGCCCAGCACTTCGCGGGGGAGCTGACGGGCCGATTCCTCAGTAACCGCCGACCCCTTCCAGCCCTCTCCCTCACGGCGGAGACCGCCTCCCTGACCGCCATCGCCAACGACTTCGGCTACGAGCACGTCTTCTCCCGCCAAATCGAGGCCCTGGCCCGGCCCGGCGACCTGGCCCTGGGCCTCTCCACGAGCGGAAAATCCCCCAACGTGGCGGCCGCCCTCGACCGCGCCCGCAGAATCGGGGCCAGGACCGCCCTCCTCACCGGAGAGGGCGGAGGCTCGGCCGCGGCCGGGATCGTCCTGGCCGTTCCCTCGCGCGACACCGACTTCATCCAGGAAGCCCACGAGGCCGCCCTGCACTACCTCTGCCACCGGCTGGACGCGGCCTTCCCGGACGAGGGGGCACAATGA
- a CDS encoding UDP-glucose/GDP-mannose dehydrogenase family protein: MNICVIGSGYVGLVTGAVFADMGNDVICVDVDENRIRTLQKGECPIYEPRLPEMISHNRREGRLEFTTSTAFAVRRSEIVFICVGTPPKEDGRTDLSQVEAASRDIAEALHESKIIVTKSTVPVGTGDFVRNVIEAHRHNGTPFEVVSNPEFLREGQAIRDTLQPDRIVIGTSSKEAAARLSELYRPLERPILITDMHSAEIIKYASNAFLATKISFINSVANLCERAGADVKAVAKGIGADARIGSAFLEAGLGYGGSCFPKDVDSLLHTSQDFGAPFEILTSVTAENDSRVPRFAQRVIDRLSNGGPRPLSGRSIAILGLAFKPDTDDMREAKSVEICSLLQKAGAALRAYDPVAVEKAKPIIGEENVEYCRNAYEAVQGADAAVIVTEWREFIQLNLSRLRDAMSQPIIFDGRNIYPPEQVAAAGIEYHSIGRPSAAPKENA; encoded by the coding sequence ATGAATATATGCGTCATCGGCTCCGGCTACGTGGGTCTGGTCACCGGAGCCGTATTCGCCGACATGGGCAACGATGTCATTTGCGTGGACGTCGACGAGAACCGGATCAGGACCCTCCAGAAGGGCGAATGCCCCATCTACGAACCCCGCCTCCCCGAGATGATCTCCCACAACCGCCGCGAGGGCCGGCTCGAATTCACCACCTCGACCGCCTTCGCCGTCCGCCGCAGCGAGATTGTCTTCATCTGCGTGGGCACCCCGCCCAAGGAAGACGGACGGACGGATCTCTCCCAGGTCGAGGCCGCCTCCAGGGACATCGCCGAGGCCCTGCACGAGTCCAAGATCATCGTGACCAAGAGCACCGTCCCCGTGGGGACGGGGGACTTCGTCCGCAATGTCATCGAGGCCCACCGGCACAACGGCACCCCCTTCGAGGTGGTCAGCAACCCCGAGTTCCTGCGGGAGGGCCAGGCCATCCGGGACACGCTCCAGCCGGACCGCATCGTGATCGGCACCTCCTCCAAGGAGGCCGCGGCCCGCTTGTCGGAGCTGTACCGCCCGCTGGAGCGCCCCATCCTCATCACGGACATGCACAGCGCGGAGATCATCAAGTACGCCTCGAACGCCTTCCTCGCCACCAAGATCAGCTTCATCAATTCGGTCGCGAATCTCTGCGAGCGCGCGGGGGCGGACGTCAAGGCCGTGGCCAAGGGGATCGGGGCCGACGCGCGCATCGGCAGCGCCTTCCTCGAGGCGGGGCTGGGCTACGGGGGCTCGTGCTTCCCCAAGGACGTGGACTCACTCCTGCACACCTCGCAGGATTTCGGCGCGCCCTTCGAGATTCTCACGAGCGTCACCGCGGAGAACGACTCCCGCGTCCCCCGTTTCGCGCAGCGCGTCATCGACCGCCTGAGCAACGGCGGCCCCAGGCCGCTCTCGGGACGGAGCATCGCCATCCTCGGCCTCGCCTTCAAGCCCGACACCGACGACATGCGCGAGGCCAAGAGCGTGGAGATCTGCTCCCTGCTCCAGAAGGCCGGGGCGGCCCTCCGCGCCTACGACCCCGTCGCCGTCGAGAAGGCCAAGCCCATCATCGGCGAGGAGAACGTCGAGTACTGCCGGAACGCCTACGAGGCGGTCCAGGGGGCTGACGCCGCCGTCATCGTCACCGAGTGGCGCGAGTTCATCCAGCTCAACCTCTCGCGGCTGCGCGACGCCATGAGCCAGCCCATCATCTTCGACGGGCGCAACATCTACCCTCCCGAGCAGGTGGCCGCCGCCGGCATCGAGTACCACAGCATCGGACGGCCCTCGGCCGCCCCCAAGGAGAACGCATAG
- the rfaD gene encoding ADP-glyceromanno-heptose 6-epimerase: protein MSRPLLLVTGAAGFIGARLAERLAEEGARVVAADAPGHFRSRPEIAAIFKANPPAEIVDREKLPAWLAGRRPGDVEAIFHMGACTDTTNYDEAYMDRMNTAYTRTLWGLAARLEAPFLYASSAAVYGDGSQGYDDSTPPGAFSPLNPYGASKQRFDEWALGELGQSARPPRWAGFRFFNVYGFGETHKGKMSSVLRQAFTQIKAGGRVRLFRSHREGIPDGHQKRDFILADDLVEALIHAWRQGLPDGIYNLGTGRARTFLDLVHAAFAAVGAEPRVDFIDTPPPIRERYQYFTEARMEKLRAAGWRRAFTPIEEGAARYWERQRPALVHG from the coding sequence ATGAGCCGCCCCCTCCTCCTCGTGACGGGCGCCGCGGGCTTCATCGGGGCGCGCCTGGCCGAGCGGCTCGCGGAAGAGGGCGCGCGCGTCGTCGCGGCCGACGCCCCGGGCCACTTCCGGTCGCGGCCCGAGATCGCCGCCATCTTCAAGGCGAATCCCCCGGCCGAGATCGTGGACCGCGAGAAGCTCCCGGCCTGGCTCGCCGGGCGGCGCCCCGGGGACGTGGAGGCCATCTTCCACATGGGGGCCTGCACCGACACGACGAACTACGACGAGGCCTACATGGACCGCATGAACACGGCCTACACCCGGACCCTGTGGGGCCTGGCGGCTCGCCTCGAGGCGCCCTTCCTCTACGCGAGCAGCGCCGCCGTCTATGGGGACGGCTCCCAGGGCTACGACGACTCGACCCCTCCGGGGGCCTTCTCGCCCCTCAACCCCTACGGCGCCTCCAAGCAGCGCTTCGACGAATGGGCGCTGGGGGAGCTGGGGCAGTCGGCCAGGCCCCCGCGCTGGGCCGGGTTCCGCTTCTTCAACGTCTACGGCTTCGGCGAGACCCACAAGGGCAAGATGTCGAGCGTGCTGCGCCAGGCCTTCACCCAGATCAAGGCGGGCGGACGGGTACGGCTCTTCCGCTCCCACAGGGAAGGCATCCCGGACGGCCACCAGAAGCGCGACTTCATCCTGGCGGACGACCTCGTGGAGGCGCTCATCCACGCCTGGCGCCAGGGCCTACCGGACGGCATCTACAACCTGGGGACGGGCCGGGCGCGCACCTTCCTGGACCTCGTCCATGCGGCCTTCGCCGCCGTGGGGGCCGAGCCCCGGGTCGACTTCATCGACACTCCGCCCCCCATCCGGGAGCGCTACCAGTACTTCACCGAGGCCCGGATGGAGAAGCTGCGCGCGGCCGGCTGGCGCCGCGCCTTCACCCCGATCGAGGAGGGCGCGGCGCGCTACTGGGAGCGCCAGCGGCCCGCCCTCGTCCACGGCTGA
- a CDS encoding phosphoribosylaminoimidazolesuccinocarboxamide synthase, with amino-acid sequence MERKAKIYEGKAKAVYETGDPAYYIQFFKDDATAFNARKRGTIESKGIFNNHISSRLFQVVEKEGIPTHFVKTLSDREMLVKRLDIIKVEVVVRNIAAGNLAKRMGVEEGMKLPHPIIDLHLKNDALDDPMINEDTVSAFGLGTREELAQMRAYALKVNQILQAFFGERNVDLVDFKLEFGRCPAEGGKLLLGDEITPDGCRLWEKGTGRKLDKDRFRRDLGQVEEAYAEVERIVSR; translated from the coding sequence ATGGAGCGAAAAGCCAAGATTTACGAGGGAAAAGCCAAGGCAGTCTACGAGACCGGCGACCCGGCCTATTACATCCAATTCTTCAAGGACGACGCCACCGCATTCAACGCGAGAAAGCGGGGGACCATCGAGTCGAAGGGAATCTTTAACAATCACATCTCGTCCCGGCTCTTCCAGGTGGTGGAGAAGGAGGGCATCCCCACCCACTTCGTCAAAACCCTCTCGGACCGCGAGATGCTGGTGAAGCGGCTCGACATCATCAAGGTCGAGGTGGTGGTGCGGAACATCGCCGCCGGGAACCTCGCCAAGCGGATGGGGGTCGAGGAGGGGATGAAGCTCCCCCACCCCATCATCGACCTCCACCTCAAGAACGACGCCCTGGACGACCCGATGATCAACGAGGACACCGTCTCGGCCTTCGGCCTGGGCACCCGCGAGGAGCTGGCCCAGATGCGCGCCTACGCCCTCAAGGTGAACCAGATCCTCCAGGCTTTCTTCGGCGAGCGGAACGTGGATCTCGTGGACTTCAAGCTCGAGTTCGGCCGCTGCCCGGCCGAGGGCGGGAAGCTCCTCCTCGGGGACGAGATCACCCCCGACGGCTGCCGCCTCTGGGAGAAGGGCACGGGCCGCAAGCTCGACAAGGATCGCTTCCGCCGCGATCTGGGCCAGGTCGAGGAGGCCTACGCCGAGGTGGAGCGGATCGTCTCCCGCTGA
- the purQ gene encoding phosphoribosylformylglycinamidine synthase subunit PurQ, with amino-acid sequence MRFAVLVFPGSNCDHDSYHAVKHVLGADAHFVWHKEGGLGGADVVIVPGGFSYGDYLRAGAIARFSPVMEAVRRHAAQGRPVLGTCNGFQILTEAGLLPGALRRNASLRFICDDVWLRCETSRTPFTQAIDAGERLKMPIAHGEGSFFCAPETLAEMEVHGQVVFRYCDAEGGLTPEANPNGSTAHIAGVCNRAGNVLGLMPHPERASEPDMGSEDGLRLFQSVLSVVTA; translated from the coding sequence ATGCGCTTCGCCGTGCTGGTTTTCCCGGGTTCCAACTGCGACCACGACTCCTACCACGCCGTCAAGCACGTCCTCGGCGCCGACGCGCACTTCGTCTGGCACAAGGAGGGCGGCCTCGGCGGCGCCGACGTGGTGATCGTCCCCGGCGGTTTCAGCTACGGGGACTACCTCCGCGCGGGCGCCATTGCGCGCTTCTCGCCCGTGATGGAGGCGGTGCGCCGCCATGCGGCCCAGGGGCGCCCCGTGCTCGGCACCTGCAACGGCTTTCAGATCCTGACCGAGGCGGGCCTCCTGCCGGGGGCGCTGCGGCGGAACGCCTCCCTACGCTTCATCTGCGACGACGTCTGGCTCCGCTGCGAGACCTCCCGCACCCCCTTCACCCAGGCCATCGACGCGGGGGAGCGCCTCAAGATGCCTATCGCCCACGGTGAGGGCAGCTTCTTCTGCGCCCCGGAGACCCTGGCCGAGATGGAGGTGCACGGGCAGGTCGTCTTCCGCTACTGCGACGCCGAGGGGGGGCTCACCCCGGAGGCCAACCCCAACGGCTCGACCGCCCACATCGCCGGCGTATGCAACCGGGCGGGGAACGTCCTCGGCCTCATGCCCCACCCCGAGCGCGCCAGCGAGCCCGACATGGGGAGCGAGGACGGGCTCAGGCTCTTCCAGTCCGTCCTCTCCGTCGTCACCGCATGA